GTCGATGACCCACGCGGCATTCTCCTCGCCAAGTAGATCTTCCAGCTCCTTGGTCGTCCACACGTAGAACGCTCCCTCCTCGCGTTCTCCGTCCGCGTTGAGGCTGTCTGCATCTTCAGCAGAGAAAAAGCCGCCGCCCGTCGACTGCATGTCGCGAGTGAGGTACGCGTGGATATCCGAGACCGTCTCAGCATATCGCGTGTAGCCCGTGATCTGGTACGCCTCGGTGTACGCCAGTATCATCATCGCCTGGTCGTACAGCATTTTCTCGAAGTGCGGCAGCAGCCAGTGCCGGTCGGTCGAGTAGCGGTGGAATCCCATGCCGACGTGATCGAAGATGCCACCAAGCCGCATGTTGTCGAGGGTGGTGACGACCATTTCCAGCGCCCGATCATCGTCCGTACGATGGTAGTGTCGCAGGAGGAAAAGAAGGTTGTGCGGGGATGGAAATTTCGGCTGCGAGCCAAAACCACCTTTTACGTCGTCAAACCGGTCCGACAGGGTGTCAAACGCCTGCTGAAGTGCCTCTTCGCCTGGCATCGTGCCCTGCGACGGACGCCCGCTTGCCTCCTGGAGGGCGTCGGTCATTTTTTTCGCGTCGCTCAGAAGCTTTTCCCGGTCTTCTCGCCATAGTTCGCCCACCCGCTCGGCCAGTTCCATGACACCCATCCGCTGCATGCGACCGTGCTTCGGCAGGTACGTAGTCGCGTAGAACGGTTGGCGGTCCGGCGTCAGGAGGACATTCAAGGGCCATCCGCCGCGGCCCGTCATCATCTGACATACGCTCATGTAAATGTTATCCACGTCCGGACGCTCCTCGCGATCGACCTTGATGGGGATAAACGTATCATTGAGCCGCTCGGCCACCTCGTCGTCCTCGAAGGACTCCTCCTCCATCACGTGGCACCAGTGACACGTGGAGTAGCCGATCGAGAGGAAAATGGGCTTGTCCTCCTCCCGCGCTTTCTTAAACGCCTCCTCTCCCCACGGATACCAGTCGACGGGGTTGTCCTTATGCTGCAGGAGATACGGACTCTGCTCGTCAGCCAGGCGATTCGCCATTCGATCACGACGGTCTTATTGAACGGACGCTATGCCAGGGTTGGCTACAATTTGTCAACCCTGACCACTCGCTTGTAATGTACCCGTCCCGTGTCCTCTCGTTCATGCGCGCCCGGACAAGCACCGGTCTGTTGCAGTCAAACGAGCAACGGCGGAACGGCCCTCAGGTGTCCTTCAAACGAGCGATATGCAAATTAGAATCGAGCCGTGAGGCTGACCTTCGGCTGAACGGAGTCGCTGAGCCGGATGCGCCGTCCATTTGGGCCTGGGAGAGATGGGATCGTCGGCGTAATGCGCAGGTTGAGCCCCACGGTTGAACCACGCTGGCGCGCCTGCCGGGCAGCATCTCCAGCGAACACGCCGTACGTAAAGGCCGATCCCGCCAATGAGCCGAGCGCTTGGAGCATCACAGCAGTGTCCTCGGTGGCCTCCGTTGCGACCGCAATTCCGCCACCGAAAAGAGAACCAGCAACTCCGCCGAGCACAACCAGATTTCCCTGTGCCGACGTGAAGTCTCGATTCCTGACCAGGTACCGACCGAGGACGAGTCCACCCGTACCGGCCAGCGTAACAGCGAGGGACGGACCGTACTCTCCATCGACGTCTGCTGCGGCGAGAGTCGAGCCCGAAAGGTTTGCCGCCAGAAGACCGGTTTGAAGATAAATGCGGGCATCGCCTTCTGTGTACCTGTCGCTTCGCCCGAGTTGGTGTCCGATGACGGCCCCGGTGAGGGATCCGGCAATAGATAGTCCACTCAGGAGGCGGACCGATCCACCGTCTCCGACAAAGCCGCGGGCAAGTCCGTAGCCGATCAGGTTTCCGGAAAGACCGGTGAACGAGGTCATCTCAGCATGCCCGCCGCTCCAGTCGTTCCGGCGCGCAATGGTGTAGCCGAGGAGGCTTTCGCCCGCGATCGAAAGTGCAGTTACACCTGTGGCCAGGCGCTCGTCGTCGACGTCCTCGTCGCCACTCGCGAGCAGATACAGTTGTAGGCCGTGCGCTGCTCCCTGCAGGCCGCCGTAAAACGTCATGTCGGCCTCTGCTTCCGTCGCATTGGCATTCTGGGTCAGAACGAGTGGAACGAAGAACCCGGTCGCGCCCCCGATGAGCGTAACGGAGCCTGCCGCCTCCCCATCGAGACCGAGTGCAGCACTCACGAGTCCTCCCTCCGCGAGGCCAATTAACGTCGTCGATGCAAGCAAGCCATATCGCCCGTCTTGATCCAGTCGAGGTCTGGCCTTTATCCGCTGCAGCCCACTCGTCACCTTGGCGCGAAGCGATTGAACATCGCTCGTTGAGAGGGTGCGCCGCTCGCGGACCGTGCTTTGTCCCGTGCGATAGTGTATGACAAGCTCAAACTGTCCGTCGGATAGCTCGTAGAGCGCAGCGCTTTGGAATCCGGTTATGTCAGGAAAGAGGCCAAGCTCATGTCGAAGCTCGGCGTCGATTGTATACACGGTTCCGTTCTGGTCAACCGGGACCTGCGCCTCCTGCCCCGCTGCGTTCGGTACCGTCACGACGGCCAGGACAAGCAGGAGTACCGCGATACCGGGTGCAGTGCGAGTCGCAACATTCTCGATGGATAGGCTCATAAACCCTGCGTCAGATGATCAGGACGACGTTCGAGTTCGCACGGCTGAAGTCGTTTGCGCGGGAAATGACTCTACACCGTTGGCGTGGCAGTTTGAACTAGAATACATACGAACAAAAAACGACCTTTCCCCGAGCCGTTTAAGCCCAGAGAAAGGTCGTGTTTCACAGCAGTTGCACCGCTCGAATCGCCGCCCACACATTGCGGCGCCGGCTCGGGCGGATTTGATTGCGCGTACGTTAGAGGAGTTCGCTGAAGAAGATGGCATTCAGAAACAGTCCGTTCGTGCCGTACCAGAAGGCACGGAAGTTCGGGTTGTCCATGAACATAACCACGTTTCCGCGCACCACGTCGTGAGCCTCAATCGACGCCGCGCCGTTGGCCGCTTCCGCCTGCTCTTCGCTGATGTATCCACTGATTCGGGCCGGGGTGGCGTATGTACCTACGTTGACGCCAGGTTTCTTCGATGGCTCATAGAATCCCGTTCCAACGCGGAAGACGGCTTCGGTATCGCTATATCCGTAGGCGACGGGATGCGTGGAATCGAGCTCAACTTCGAAGATGGATCCGCCGATGCCCTGCGCACCATAAGCATTCTGGAGATCGGCATAGGACGTCCCGCGAACCAGCGAGTCTACGTCCACCTCGCGCTTCTCCATCGTCACGAGTTCGGCTTCGATCGGCCACTCCGCGGCATCCTGCAGCGTGATGAGCGTTCCGCCGTCTTGGACCCATGTCGACATTGCTTCCTTCGGCAGGCCGCTGTAGTCGCCGCCGGCAAGCACGACCGTGGTGTACTCATCCATGTCGACATTCTCCACGCTCCCGACATCGATCATCGAGACGGGGACGTGCATTCGCTCGCTCAGGAGGTGCCACACCTCTCCGGCGTCGTACGCGCTCGCTCCACTGTAGCGGGACGATCCACCCGTGCCGGTGATGAGCGCAACCTTGGGTTTCGGCAAGATTTCGGAGCCGCGGCTCCCGAGATCGGGTCCACTCGGGGTCATCCCACCCGCGACGGCGACGATGTCGACGTGATCCGTCTCGGCAATGTCCGCGACGGCCCGGTGTACGGAGTCCGGCGAAACGCCGCGCTGCTGCACCTGGATGACGATAGCACCCCGGTCGAAGGAGCGCGTCCCACCACCAGCAACTTGCACGCTGAATGGATCCGTCATGACGCGCGGACGAATGCCGGCATCCTGTAGACGGTAGACGGCTCGCGGCGCGTAGTAGCGTCCCCACGGCATCACGTAGGCGTAGCTGGACTGACCGCCAACAACCTCGCCACCATCGAGTGACACAGCGTCGAGTTCGCTTCCGAGATCCGGTGTACGATCAAGCGGAGCATAGTCCACGCCGAACGCGAGTGGGAGCGTCCAGGTCGAGACATCGTAAAACAGCGAATCTGGGTATTCGGAGGTCCGCTCCATGACGGCTTTCACAAACCGTCCCTGCTCCTGATCGAGCGGAACGACGTACGCGTCGCCCGGCCGGTACGTGCGCCCGTCCTGCGTCACGGATTCGCCGAGGTCATACAGCTTGACTCGATGGCGCTGAAGTGTCTCTGCAAGGGACTGTGCACGGGAGCGGCGATCCGTAAGATCGATCACGTACGCCCGTTCTTCGGCATCGGCAAGCACGTCGTCCCGGTTCGCATAGAAATCCCGCTGGTGCGCGAGAAGATCCTTTTTCATCTCCGTCACCGCCTCCATCGTCGAGAGGGATGCGAGAAACTGATTACGCACCGTAAATGCGTAGGTCATCACGCCCTTCGACGTTTCCGTTTTCAGCGAGCGCGACGACGCCTGCTCGAAGAGAATCCCAATCGAGCCGTTTATGTCCGGGTACGTGGACCCTTTCCCGTAATAGAAGTCATCAAAGGACTCGCGCGTATAGAAAAGCGACCCGATCCGCTTTAAGTAGTCGGCGTGGTAGGTGGCAATTTCGCCCGTGAGACGCTGATTCCGTTCCGGCGTATTGGGGTTCGTACGGCTCGGAATGCCTGGCTGGAAGAAGTACGTGGCTTCCGGCCCCATTTCGTGATAATCGGTCAGCACCTGCGGACGCCAATCATGGAAAACGTTCAGTCGACCCTGCGAGGCGGGATGCTGTCCTGGCAGCCAGTCCCGATTCAGGTCGAACCAGTAATGATTCGTCCGCCCGCCCGGCCACGGCTGGTTGTGCTCCCGATCCTGGGGATCTGTCGTCGCTACCTCGCCCCGGTTTCCGTTGACCCAGTCGACGAAACGGTCCCGGCCGTCCGGGTTGAACATCGGGTCGATGATCGTGACGGCGTCGTTCAGCACCCCGTCAACGGCCGACCCGTTTCCGGCAGCAAGATGATACAGCAGCAAAATCGAAGCCTCGGTGCCACTTGCTTCATCGCCGTGGATCGAGTACCCCATCATCACAACCGCGGGCATCGACTCCAGATCACTGTCGGAGACCGACGCGGGGCTTGAGGATAGTTGTTGATTCGCCGACTTGATTTCGTCGAGGCGCCCTTGATTCTCTGGCGAGGTCACGATGGCGTGGATCAGGCGGCGTCCTTCGTAGGTGCGGCCGTGGGACTCAAGGCTCACACGGTCGCTCGCGTCGGCAACTGCCTGGAAGTAGTCCACGACCTGTGCAGGACGGGTGTGCCGTTCCCCAATCCGATGACCAATCACGTCTTGTGGCGTCGGGATGGCGTCGTCGTACTCGGTGACGCCGGGCACGGGCGTGTCAATCGACAGCGGAACCTGTGGCTGAGCGCGAAGGCTTTGAGGCGAAGAGAGAACGAGGGCAACGAGGAGGAAAGCGAGGGCTGCAGCCGGATATCGGCCACGAAAATGCAGTGCGTGCATACAGGTCGGGTGAGGCTCGCGAAAGGAAGAGAGTGCTTGGGTGCAGGACGTAGATCGGTGCGCTCTATACGCAGGCGTAGATCTACGGAAAGACATTAAAGTATACGATAGACCGAATACCTTTGCATTACCGCTCACAACCTGCCGTCAGCCGTTTGCGAAATGGGCATGGTCAGCACGACGGGATCCAGGATGCAAAGAAGCCCACTTACGACCGTAGACCAATGACGATGTCCATCACGTTGGTGTGCGTCGGTCCGGTCGTGAGTCGAGTCCCTGAAGCCCCATGCGCTGCGTAGCTATCGTTGTTTTCGAGCGCATTGTCTGGATCCACGCCGGCGTCCCGCATGTTCTGCGCCGTCTCTGGCGTAGCCCATGCTCCCGCTGCATCTGTTGGTCCGTCGATACCGTCGGTTCCGCCGCTCAGGAGCAGAACATCCTCGACGTGATCTTCCATCTCCAGCGCCGCCGAAAGCGCGAGCTCCTGGTTTCGTCCTCCCGTACCATCGCCGGACACCGTCACCGTCGTTTCGCCTCCCCACAGCCAAAGGCGCCGACCATTGCTCTCAGAGGTCAGGATCTCCTCGGCAAGCACGCGCCCCGTCGCCCGGGCCTCCCCGCTTAAGGAGCCATCCGACTGGGCCGTTTCGTAGCCCAGCTGTATTGCTGTCTCCGCAGCCGCTTCGAGTGCGTCGGCATTCCGGCCAATAATCTCCGTTTGTACTCTCCCCAGCGCCTCCTCACTCTTCGGCGTTTCCTGTCGGCGTCCCCTCGCCCCGGCAGCAAGATGATTCCGAACCGATTCCGGCAACTCGTGCCAGATGTCATGCTGATATGCGACCCGCATCGCATCCTCGTACGTCGACGGATCCGGTACGGTCGGACCGCTGGCGATGACAGACAGTGGATCACCCGGGACATCTGAGACGACGAGCGCCGCGATGTCCGCTCCACAGTTCGTGGCAAGCTGCCCTCCTCCCACCCGCGTCAGATGCTTCCGCACAGCATTCACGTCATGAATAGACGCGCCGCATCGAAGTAACAGACGATAGGTTGCGCGGAGGTCCCATGCGTCCACGTCTTCGACCGGTGTGGAAACGAGCGCGGTTCCTCCTCCGGAAACGAGAACCAGAACCAGTTCATCGACCGAGGCACGGGCGGCTTCGTCGAGGACGCGTTGACCCGCTTCCGCACTTTTCTGCGCTGCGACCGGGTGATTTCCCGTAATCACTTCGACGACCTGAGGGGCACGCTCGCTCTCTGGAAGTGAGTTCGGGTAGCCCGGCGGCACCACGGCAACCCCACCGAGAACCCGCACGTCCTGCTCCTCGCACATCGTTTCCGCCGCTCCGGCCATCGCCATTGCAGCCTTGCCGAAGGCGATTACTCGCACGCCGTCATATGTCTCAAGACTGCGCGGCGCAACCGGGCTTAAATCCAATTCGCGAAACAACGTCGAGGCCGAAACTCGATCGACAGCAGAATGAAAGATCGACAACGCGTCCTTGAGCCGTTCCCTGTCGCCGGATGCGTGTCCGGCCGTTTTTCGATCCATCATGACGGAGTTTTCTTATCAATCAACGAATGAAATGTGCGATTTTCCGGTGCGGGTCAGCACGCGCAATGAATCGCTAGCGTCGTATTCGCATGGCCCCTACCGGGGGACCGGAAACCGCATCGTTCAGCAGTCATAGACGGACCGAACGTTTCTTAACCTGTCTTCTCTTATTTTCTGCCCGACGCAACCGTTATGGCCACATCTAGCGATGGCGACGCCTCTTCCAACCACGACGAGCCTGTAGACGCCCCAGACGAGGCGTCCGACAGCGCCCCCGAGGAGTCGACTGCCGCTGGGATGCCCGTTCGTATCGGCCGGCTCCATGTGCTCACCGACTTCAAGCTGCAGCAGGAGAAGTCACATGCTGAACTCGCTCGACTCGCACTCCGTGGCGGAGCGGACACGATTCAGTTCAGGCAAAAGCACGGTGGAATTCGCAATATTCTTTCGCAGGCTCGGGTCACGCAAGATGTCTGTCGCGATGCGTCGATGCCCATGATTGTCGATGACCGCGTCGATGTTGCCCAGGCTGTTGGCGCAGCGGGAGTGCATCTCGGACAGGAGGATTTCCCGATCAAGGACGCGCGCCGTCTGCTTGGTGAAGACGCTATTATCGGTGCCACGGCAAACAAGGTATCCGAAGCCGTCACGGCGTACAAGGAAGGCGCAACATACATCGGCTTCGGCCCTGTCTTCGAGACGCAGAGCAAGCGAAACCCGGGGTCAACCGTCGGACTCGAGCTCCTTCAGGACGCGTGCGAGGCCGTTCCTATTCCCGTCATCGCGATCGGTGGAATCACGCATGATCGCGTCCGCCCCACACTCGATGCTGGAGCCTACGGGATTGCGGTTCTTTCGTCCATTGCCACGTCGAAGAATCCCGAGCGCGCCGCTGCCCGCTTCCGTGCGGCGATCGACGGGGCACTACGAACATCCTAAGCCTCACTCGTCTCGTCGGCGTGGACGATGGCTCGGGCGAGATCGTCCGGCGTCGGCGCGTCGGCGACCGCGGCCGGTTCGAGGCCAACATCTCGTATTTTTTGGGCAGTTGTCGGCCCAATCGCGGCGAGACGATAGTTATGGAGCATCACGCGAGACGCCTCAAGCGCCTCAAGACCGGACGGGCTGAAGAAAGAGAGCCATCGCACGCCATCCGGTAGTTCAATGTCACGCCGGGTGGACGTCTGATACACTTCCTGCTCTGCGAGTGGAATTCCCGCCGCTGCGAGTCCCGTCGGTATGGTGTCACGACGACGGTTGCCGCTCAGAAACAGAAGGGGCCGGCGCAACCTCTTCTCGACCCACACATCAGCGATTCGGTCGACGAGCGACGCTGCGTTTCCTGCATCCTGTCCGAGCGGTGTGAGACCGGCAGATTCGACCGCAGCTGCCGTTTTCGGTCCGACGACGAAAACCGGGCGGTCCGTCCAGTTGTCTCGCATGTCCGGATGCGTGTCGAACGAGCGGTTGAGCGCGTGTGCTGCTCGCGGGCTCGTCAGAATTAGACCACTGTACTTCCCATCTGCGTTAAGCTGCTGTTCTAGCTGCTCCGGGTTGGGAAAGTCGAACTGTAGCACCGGGCAACATGACGCCGTTAACCCGAGCTCCTCGAATGCGTGCACGTATGGATCCGGGGAATCGCATGACCGAAGCAGAACGACGTCCATGGGATCGTGGCCTTTTTGTCAGGGATAAAGAAGACCTGCAATTCAAACGGTTTCGTTGCTCACGACCGAAAAGACGCGCGGCTCGTCCGGTCGCCAATAATCTCGTCCAGGACCTCCGCCCCACCCGCGTCCAGGAGCGTCTGCGCAAGATCCCGAGCCTCATCACTCGCCTGCTCCGGAGTACAGACCCGACGCTCGCGGTACATTTCTTCCCCGTCCAGTCCGGCGATGCAGCCATCAATCACGACATCCTCTTCGTCATTAAATCGTGCGAAGGCACCGGTCGGCACCTGACATCCGCCGCCCACGGTCTGCATAAATGAGCGCTCTGCGGTTACAGCGATGGCGGTCGCCTCGTGGTGAAGCATCGATTGGAGCGCATCCGCCGTGTCGTGTTCATCGCTCGCACAGGCGATGCCAAGCGCCCCCTGCCCGACAGCCGGGACCATCACGTCCTTGGGAAATGCTTCTCCGATCCGTGCACTCAATCCCATGCGCAGGAGGCCAGCCATGGCGAGAACCATCCCGTGCCAGTCACTGTCGTCAAGCTTTTCGAGACGACTGTCGACATTTCCGCGAACGGGGACGACCTCAATATCCGGCCGCCACGCTTTAATCTGAGCCCGACGTCGAAGCGATGCAGTCGCCAGCACGGCCCCTTCTGGAAGCTCATCCAGGCTCTCGTCTACCCCTGGGTGCGGGACAAAGGCATCCCCTGGATCTTCGCGCTCACCGATGGCTGCCAGGGTAATCCCGGACGGCAACCTGGACGGCAAATCTTTGAGCGAGTGCACGGCGACGTGGATATCGCCAGCAAGTAGAGCGCGATCGAGCTCTTTCGTGAAAACAGCCTCGTCCCCGATTTCGGAGATAGGAACGTCGAGCACTTGATCCCCCCGTGTCACGATCACCTCAATGTCGACACGATGGCCATGGGCCTCCAGCTGCGACTTGACGAAATTGGCCTGCCAGAGCGCAAGTTCGCTCCCGCGCGTACCGATAACGAGTGGATCCGGGATGGGCATAAAATGCTGGGTTCGTGGAAAAAAGCGACTGAAGCGAACGACCGTTCTGCTGCACGCCGCGGAATACACATCTGCACCCACAACCCGGATCGCTACCGGAATGTTCACCTTCGACCAACGGATTCGACGTGCGCTCATCCGTGTTTCACATCCGCACATAGAAAATGCCGCACCGTGTCCAAACGAGACAACGGATGCGGCGAAAGTCGATGCGGTAAAATGTGCTGGCTTCGTACGTCGGATCGAGCGTTACGCGTCCTCGGATGCCGACTCCTCTTCTGAGGTCAACATCACAGCGCGTCGAAGTAGCTCATCGACGTCATCAGTACCGCTCGTGCTGTGCGTATCGAATGGGCAGGCGCCGGCGGAATCTGACAAGGACGGCGTCTCGTAGTCACGGTTCTTCTCCCGCGCCTTCTGAGCCGACTCATCCTCGCAGGACGGACGCGAGAACAGGGCGTGTAGCAGCTTGATTCCACGAACGAAGTCGATGCTATCCGGGTCGACGTTCTTGAGCTTGACGATCGGTACCGCCAGCAGCTTTTGCATGATCGAATTCGTCAGCCGGTCAACCTCCTCCCGGTTCATCCCGGTGCGATGGGCGTGACGGTCAACTTCCTGCTCACGAATGGCATCGAACGTGTTGCGGATTGCCTGAATCGCGGGCTGAAGCGCCTGCTGATGGAAAACCCACGTGACAAAATCCGACATAAGGTCCGCGCAAATCTCTCGGGCGCGTGGGATCTCTGCTCCCCGGCGCGCCTCCGTTTCCTCCACGTAGGCCTGCAGGTCATCCAGGTCGAAGACGGTATAGCCGTCGAGCTGACTTACGCCCGGATCAATGTTGCGTGGCATTGAAATATCGACGAGCAGGGTAGACGTCCCTCCGTTCTGCATCGCGAGATCTGTGGACGTGATGACCGGCTCCGGGGCCCCGGTTGCCACGATGACGAAATCGGCTGACTTCACCAGTTCGTGTCGGCGTTCCCAGGCGCCGGTCTGCGCGCCGTGCTCGACGGCAACCCGCTCGGCCCGTTCCGGAGAACGGTTCGTAACGGTCACAGATGAAGGCTTCGAGGTATCAAGCGCTCCGAGGGCGAGGCGGCCCATTTTACCCGCACCGACGAGAAGGATGTTCAGGTCGGAGAAGTCACTCTGCCCGCTGCCGAAATAACCGCGCGCCATCGCCACAGAGGCTGTAGAAACCGATGCGGCTCCGCTCGAAAGGTCTGTCTCCGTAGCAACACGTTTTGCTGCCCGGAAGGCGGTGTGCATGAGACGGTGCAGAAGCGAATCGACAGCGTCCCCGTCCACCGCAAGACGATACGCATCTTTTATCTGCGAGAGGATTTGACCGTCGCCGGGCACCATGGAACGGATACCACTCGCGACCTCCAGAACGTGGAGAATCGCTTCTTCGTCCTCAAACCAGAAGGCGTCCGCATCAGGAAATGGGCGACCGGCCTTCTCGCTTAATGCGGAGCGGATCTCCGCAACATCTTGCTGATTTCCGTAGAGATAAACCTCGGTGCGATTGCACGTCGAGAGGAAGATCACCTCCGCGTCGTCGGATAGGTCGAGCGTGGCGTACAGCTCACGTTGATCCACCTCGTCGAGCGAGAACGCCTCGGTCACGTGGACCGGCGCCTGCTCGTAATTAAGTCCGAATGCGTAGAAGGCCATGCGGCGCGATACCCTTTGCGTAGACGAATGCAACGATACGTACAACAAACACAATACCGAGTTCAAGCGGCGTGGTGAAAACCAAATGAACCGAATCTGTTTTTCGAATTCATTCGGCGCGGCTGATGTCGTCGTCCCCGACGCGTCCTACCACGCGTTTCGGTACGATCACAGTCTGAAAGGTGGTGCCGAACGTGACGTTTGTCTGTAGGGGGATCCCCCACCAAGCATGCGGGGCGCTTTCCGGGAGGCAGTCTCTGCGCTAGTGTGAGAAACGTGCCCCGTCTCAACCTGAGTGACTGCTAGATTTCTTATCGGTACCTTGGGTCCCCCGGCACCGGATGAACAGACACAGACCATCCGTCACCTGCTCAGCACGCGCAACCGGTATGAACGTGACCATCGGTTGCACCTGTGTTCGCCCACCGCCATCTTACGGCGATACGTGCCCTCGACTCACGCCTCTTCAATCGACTGCTCCGCCGTGGACCCCGTTCTCGCCTCCCCCGCCCCCCTGTTTACCGACCCGATGACCGTGATCGCCGTCCTGGCGTCGGTGCTTGCGGGCGTTTTTGCCATTTCGAGCATCGAGAAGCTCGAACCGCTGTTCAAATACGTGCCTCCCGTCATCTGGGCGTACTTTATCCCGATGATGCTCACCACCCTGGGCATCACGCCGGCAAGTTCTCCGGTCTACGACTGGATGTCGACCTACCTTCTGCCGTTCTCTCTCTTCCTCCTCATGATCACGGTGGATGTCCGAGCCATCCTTCGCCTCGGTCCGCGCGCGCTGTTCATGATGCTCGTCGGTACGCTCGGGATCGTGCTCGGCGCCCCGATTGCGTTCCTCATCTTCGGCGGCTTTTTCAGCGACCCGGTGGCGTGGAAGGGATTTGCCGCGCTGTCCGGCAGTTGGATTGGCGGCACGGCCAACATGCTGTTCGTGAAAGAAGCCGTTTCGACCCCAGACTCGACGCTGGCGCCGCTTCTCGTCGTGGATGTGGTCGCCGGATACGGGTGGATGGGCATTCTGATTTTCCTCAGCGCCTATCAGACCAAGTTCGATAACTGGGTGGGAGCGAGCCGCGAGGTCATCGACAAGCTTCAGGGACAGCTCGAAGAAATTGAGACCGACCGTGTCCCGATCACCCTCGGGAAGTTTATCATCATCCTTGGACTCGGACTCGGTGCGACTCTTGCCGCGCAGGGGCTCGGAGCGGAGCTCCCAGAACTGGGCGACCCCACGGTCATTAGCCAGGGAACGTGGGCCATCCTGATTGTCGTGACCGTCGGACTCGCTCTTTCGTTCACGCCCGCCCGCTCGTTAGAAACGGACGGTGCCTCCCGCATTGGCTACGCAGCGCTGTACCTGCTCCTCACCTCGATCGGAGCCAGCGCCGACCTCAAAGCTGTCCTGGATGCTCCACTTTACCTCGTTGCCGGTGCAGCATGGCTTTCCGTTCACGTTGCACTGCTCTTCGGCGCCGCGATCATATCAAAGTCCCCGCTCTTTTTTGTTGCCACAGGTTCGATGGCTAACGTTGGTGGCGCCGCGAGCGCCCCGATTGTGGCCGGCGTGTATGTGCCTAGTCTCGCGCCCGTCGGGCTTCTCATGGGGGTTGCTGGATATATTTTGGGCGTCTACGTCGCACTCTTCTGCGCAGAGTTGCTTCGATACGTGCACCTCTTCTTGATATGACACAGTACTGTTTCAGCAGCACGCCGATGGAATCCGCGAATAGCGCCGCCGCAGGCAGCATAAAATCATTACCTTACACGCGATGAATGCCAGAGGACTGCGGGGACACCCATCAACTTCAAACCAACGTTATACGCATAATTCCTAGATAGTTAGAGTACCACATTGCACACTTAATCTTATTGCCTCCCGGGAGGTGGAGTGATTATGTGCTTCTCTTTTATCTAACGGAAAATGGTAGCCGTACAGCGTGACACTCTGATCGACATGGACGTAGCTAAACTCATCG
This DNA window, taken from Longibacter salinarum, encodes the following:
- a CDS encoding uroporphyrinogen-III synthase translates to MDVVLLRSCDSPDPYVHAFEELGLTASCCPVLQFDFPNPEQLEQQLNADGKYSGLILTSPRAAHALNRSFDTHPDMRDNWTDRPVFVVGPKTAAAVESAGLTPLGQDAGNAASLVDRIADVWVEKRLRRPLLFLSGNRRRDTIPTGLAAAGIPLAEQEVYQTSTRRDIELPDGVRWLSFFSPSGLEALEASRVMLHNYRLAAIGPTTAQKIRDVGLEPAAVADAPTPDDLARAIVHADETSEA
- the hemC gene encoding hydroxymethylbilane synthase, whose amino-acid sequence is MPIPDPLVIGTRGSELALWQANFVKSQLEAHGHRVDIEVIVTRGDQVLDVPISEIGDEAVFTKELDRALLAGDIHVAVHSLKDLPSRLPSGITLAAIGEREDPGDAFVPHPGVDESLDELPEGAVLATASLRRRAQIKAWRPDIEVVPVRGNVDSRLEKLDDSDWHGMVLAMAGLLRMGLSARIGEAFPKDVMVPAVGQGALGIACASDEHDTADALQSMLHHEATAIAVTAERSFMQTVGGGCQVPTGAFARFNDEEDVVIDGCIAGLDGEEMYRERRVCTPEQASDEARDLAQTLLDAGGAEVLDEIIGDRTSRASFRS
- the hemA gene encoding glutamyl-tRNA reductase, with translation MAFYAFGLNYEQAPVHVTEAFSLDEVDQRELYATLDLSDDAEVIFLSTCNRTEVYLYGNQQDVAEIRSALSEKAGRPFPDADAFWFEDEEAILHVLEVASGIRSMVPGDGQILSQIKDAYRLAVDGDAVDSLLHRLMHTAFRAAKRVATETDLSSGAASVSTASVAMARGYFGSGQSDFSDLNILLVGAGKMGRLALGALDTSKPSSVTVTNRSPERAERVAVEHGAQTGAWERRHELVKSADFVIVATGAPEPVITSTDLAMQNGGTSTLLVDISMPRNIDPGVSQLDGYTVFDLDDLQAYVEETEARRGAEIPRAREICADLMSDFVTWVFHQQALQPAIQAIRNTFDAIREQEVDRHAHRTGMNREEVDRLTNSIMQKLLAVPIVKLKNVDPDSIDFVRGIKLLHALFSRPSCEDESAQKAREKNRDYETPSLSDSAGACPFDTHSTSGTDDVDELLRRAVMLTSEEESASEDA
- a CDS encoding DUF819 domain-containing protein translates to MDPVLASPAPLFTDPMTVIAVLASVLAGVFAISSIEKLEPLFKYVPPVIWAYFIPMMLTTLGITPASSPVYDWMSTYLLPFSLFLLMITVDVRAILRLGPRALFMMLVGTLGIVLGAPIAFLIFGGFFSDPVAWKGFAALSGSWIGGTANMLFVKEAVSTPDSTLAPLLVVDVVAGYGWMGILIFLSAYQTKFDNWVGASREVIDKLQGQLEEIETDRVPITLGKFIIILGLGLGATLAAQGLGAELPELGDPTVISQGTWAILIVVTVGLALSFTPARSLETDGASRIGYAALYLLLTSIGASADLKAVLDAPLYLVAGAAWLSVHVALLFGAAIISKSPLFFVATGSMANVGGAASAPIVAGVYVPSLAPVGLLMGVAGYILGVYVALFCAELLRYVHLFLI